A stretch of the Zonotrichia albicollis isolate bZonAlb1 chromosome 31, bZonAlb1.hap1, whole genome shotgun sequence genome encodes the following:
- the LOC102068849 gene encoding uncharacterized protein LOC102068849 isoform X1 yields the protein MHCGHCGPGGAQRQRRGAEAAGRGGGGAGIWGRRGSPGTPFGSAGWATATADCAFPAPGRPRGRGRCPGTLRQELRMESREDKCPRQNLVEEAVLSGSTAQEANGEEKSRRCRTRRGCKRSRRGSEGERASLGREGGRRRSQSSELVLHEQLHDGEKPHTCLECGKSFRWNCDLIVHQRIHTGEKPYECGECGKSFSVSSSLIRHQRIHSGEKPYECGDCGKSFSVSSSLIMHQRIHTGEKPYECGECGKSFRESSNLIVHQRTHTGERPYKCSECGMCFSQRFNLIKHQRTHTGERPHECSKCGKRFPTSSDLLRHYQSHREERPFQCPDCGKGFKCNSTLVKHQRIHTGERPYECDKCRKRFQNSSHLLRHYQSHTEERPFRCPDCGKGFKDNSTLVKHRRIHTGERPYECDKCRKRFVTNFILLQHYRSHTEERPFRCPDCGKGFKDNSTLIRHRRIHTGERPYECPQCGKSFSQSSNLTQHQRRHH from the exons ATGCATTGTGGGCATTGTGGTCCCGGTGGGGCCCAGCGGCAGCGGAGGGGGGCTGAGGccgcagggaggggagggggcggggctggaatttgggggcGCCGAGGGAGCCCCGGGACCCCCTTCGGCAGCGCGGGATGGGCGACAGCGACCGCG GATTGCgcattcccagccccagggaggccgcgaggaagaggaagatgccccgggacactgaggcag gagctgaggatggagagcagggaggacaaatgcccgcggcagaacctggtggaagaggccgttttgagcggctccacggcacaggaagccaacggggaggaaaagtcccggagatgccgcacgaggaggggctgcaaacgcagccggcggggatctgagggggaaagagccagcctgggccgggaaggcggccggagacggagccagagctcggagctggtgctccatgagcagctccatgatggggagaagccccacacgtgcttggagtgtgggaagagcttcaggtggaactgcGACTTAATtgtgcaccagaggatccacactggggagaaaccctacgagtgtggggagtgtgggaagagcttcagcgtgagctccagcctgataaggcaccagaggatccacagtggggagaagccctatgagtgtggggattgtgggaagagcttcagcgtGAGCTCCAGCCTTATCatgcaccagaggatccacactggggagaagccctacgagtgtggggagtgtgggaagagcttcagagagAGCTCCAACCTGATCgtgcaccagaggacccacactggagaaAGGCCATACAAGTGTTCCGAGTGTGGGATGTGCTTCAGCCAGAGGTTCAACCTGATcaagcaccagaggacccacactggggagaggccccatgagtgttccaagtgtgggaagaggtttccgACCAGCTCCGATCTCCTCCGGCACTATCAgagtcacagagaggagaggcccttccaatgccccgattgcgggaagggcttcaagtgcaactccaccctcgtcaagcaccagcgcatccacactggggagaggccctacgagtgtgataaatgcaggaagaggtttcagaacagctcccatctcctccggCACTATCAgagtcacacagaggagaggcccttccgctgccccgactgtgggaagggattcaaggacaactccaccctcgtcaagcaccggcgcatccacactggggagaggccctacgagtgtgataaatgcaggaagaggtttgtGACCAACTTCATTCTCCTCCAGCACTATCGgagtcacacagaggagaggcccttccgctgccccgactgtgggaagggattcaaggacaactccaccctcatcagacaccggcgcatccacactggggagaggccctacgagtgtccccagtgtgggaagagcttctcacagagctctaacttgacccaacaccaacggaggcaccactaa
- the LOC141725861 gene encoding uncharacterized protein LOC141725861 codes for MPVLLRQRSVPKVSPVSMEPQELSPALLHSPVTVVAILGELLATLPSLDEMTLLVSPLHLYWDLMDFTNELRDSLCTDETWRHRNVTYDDDDPFTSDDDDPPASLSQALAKSTPWTSKFDVQMVAWVWQRSVAALKDRWAHLVRTATKLPNACRDLATKAADMVATTTARDREQQAKTVHYWTAQENMVELGQALGGEERAEVVARRESWVRKEAMVAASEATRATMVRQRVEAALGLLERLVAACDEATAFPQELQRLLWDTLAALKGTKKQSFNVPEDLVAKVAVAERLWESNTHLVKDHLVGTLQDIF; via the exons ATGCCGGTGCTCCTTCGCCAGCGGAgcgtccccaaggtgtccccagtgagCATGGAGCCCCAAGAG ctgtccccggcCCTGCTGCACTCACCGGTCACCGTGGTGGCCATCCTGGGCGAGCTGCtggccaccctgcccagcctggacgAGATGACTCTGCTCGTGTCCCCATTGCACCTGTACTGGGACCTGATGGACTTCACCAATGAGCTCCGCGACAGCCTGTGCACTGATGAGACCTGGAGGCACCGCAATGTCACCTACGATGATGATGACCCTTTCACCTCTGATGATGATGACCCTCCCGCCTCCCTGAGCCAGGCCCTGGCCAAGAGCACCCCATGGACAAGCAAGTTCGATGTGCAAATGGTGGCCTGGGTGTGGCAGCGGTCAGTGGCTGCACTCAAGGACAGGTGGGCCCACCTGGTCAGGACGGCCACCAAGCTCCCCAATGCCTGCAGGGATTTGGCCACCAAGGCAGCCGACATGGTGGCCACCACCACTGCCcgggacagggagcagcaggccaAGACTGTCCATTATTGGACAGCTCAGGAAAACATGGTGGAGCTGGGTCAGGCCCtgggtggggaggagagggCCGAGGTGGTGGCCAGGCGTGAATCCTGGGTTAGGAAAGAGGCCATGGTGGCTGCCAGTGAGGCAACAAGGGCCACCATGGTGAGACAACGGGTGGAGgcggccctggggctgctggagcgctTGGTGGCCGCGTGTGACGAAGCCACTGCAttcccccaggagctgcagcgcCTGCTCTGGGACACCCTGGCCGCCCTGAAGGGGACAAAGAAGCAGTCCTTTAATGTCCCTGAGGACTTGGTGGCCAAGGTGGCCGTTGCTGAGCGGCTGTGGGAGTCCAACACCCACCTGGTCAAGGATCATCTGGTGGGGACACTTCAGGACATCTTCTAG